In Nicotiana tabacum cultivar K326 chromosome 17, ASM71507v2, whole genome shotgun sequence, one DNA window encodes the following:
- the LOC107819982 gene encoding homeobox-leucine zipper protein ATHB-14-like isoform X2, whose amino-acid sequence MALCLHRESNKNQIMDNSKYVRYTPEQVEALERVYAECPKPTSLRRQQLIRECPILSNIEPKQIKVWFQNRRCREKQRKEASRLTTVNRKLSAMNKLLMEENDRLQKQVSQLVYENGYMKQQINTVSSTTTDTSCESVVVNGQQQRKHPTPQHPERDANNPAGLLAIAEETLAEFLGKATGTAVDWVQMIGMKPGPDSIGIVAVSRNCSGVAARACGLVSLEPTKVAEILKDRPSWYSDCRCLNVLSVIPTGNGGTIELIYLQTYAPTTLASARDFWTLRYTTSLEDGSLVICERSLTTATGGPTGPPATSFVRAEMLPSGYLIRPCEGGGSMIHIVDHIDLDAWSVPEVLRPLYESSKILAQKTTVAALRHIRQIAQETSGEIQYTGGRQPAVLRALSQRLCRGFNDAVNGFVDDGWTVMDSDGVEDVTIAINSSSTKFLGSQYNTLSILPTFGGVLCARASMLLQNVPPALLVRFLREHRSEWADYGVDAYSAASLKASPYAVPCARPGGFPSSQVILPLAQTVEHEEFLEVVRLEGPAFSPEDIALSRDMYLLQLCSGVDENASGACAQLVFAPIDESFGDDAPLLPSGFRVIPLEPKSDGPAATRTLDLASTLEAGTGGTRPAGEIEASNYNHRSVLTIAFQFTFESHYRDNVAAMARQYVRSIVGSVQRVAMAIAPSRLSSQLTPKPFPGSPEAVTLARWISRSYRVHTGGDLLKVDSHAGDAVLKQLWHHSDAIMCCSVKMNASAVFTFANQAGLDMLETTLLALQDIMLDKILDEAGRKVLLSEFSKIMQQGFAHLPAGICVSSMGRPVSYEQAVAWKVLNDEDSNHCLAFMFINWSFV is encoded by the exons ATGGCCTTGTGTTTGCATAGAGAGAGTAacaaaaatcagataatggataacaGCAAGTATGTGAGGTACACACCAGAGCAAGTGGAAGCTCTAGAGAGAGTGTATGCAGAATGTCCAAAGCCTACTTCTTTGAGGAGGCAACAGCTCATTAGGGAGTGTCCCATTCTCTCTAATATTGAACCTAAACAGATCAAAGTCTGGTTTCAGAACCGAAG ATGCCGTGAAAAACAGAGGAAGGAAGCATCTCGTCTCACGACTGTTAACAGGAAGCTGAGTGCTATGAACAAGCTGTTGATGGAAGAAAATGACCGGTTGCAGAAGCAAGTCTCACAGCTTGTGTATGAGAATGGCTACATGAAACAACAAATCAATACT GTTAGCAGCACGACCACAGATACAAGCTGTGAATCTGTGGTCGTGAATGGTCAGCAGCAAAGAAAACACCCAACACCTCAGCATCCAGAAAGAGATGCGAATAACCCAGCTGG TCTTCTTGCAATAGCTGAGGAGACCCTGGCAGAGTTCCTTGGAAAGGCTACTGGAACTGCTGTCGACTGGGTGCAGATGATTGGGATGAAG CCTGGTCCGGATTCTATTGGTATTGTTGCTGTTTCCCGCAACTGCAGTGGGGTAGCAGCACGTGCCTGCGGCCTCGTGAGTCTAGAGCCCACGAAG GTCGCTGAGATTCTCAAAGATCGTCCTTCTTGGTATAGTGACTGCCGTTGCCTTAATGTACTGAGCGTAATACCTACAGGCAATGGAGGGACAATAGAGCTTATTTACTTGCAG aCTTATGCTCCAACCACATTGGCATCCGCTCGTGACTTTTGGACATTGAGATACACTACAAGTTTGGAGGATGGCAGTCTTGTG ATATGTGAACGATCTCTGACGACAGCTACTGGCGGCCCAACAGGGCCTCCTGCCACAAGTTTTGTCAGGGCTGAAATGCTACCAAGTGGCTACCTCATAAGGCCTTGTGAGGGTGGGGGCTCAATGATTCACATTGTTGATCATATTGATCTAGAC GCTTGGAGTGTCCCTGAAGTTCTGAGGCCACTTTATGAGTCTTCCAAGATCCTTGCACAGAAGACGACTGTGGCT GCCCTGCGACACATACGACAAATTGCACAAGAAACCAGTGGAGAAATCCAATACACTGGGGGTCGCCAACCTGCTGTTTTGAGGGCACTAAGTCAAAGATTATGCAG GGGATTTAATGATGCTGTTAATGGATTTGTTGATGACGGTTGGACTGTTATGGATAGTGATGGTGTAGAGGACGTAACCATTGCTATAAACTCATCTTCAACCAAATTCCTCGGTTCACAGTACAACACTTTGTCCATACTCCCTACCTTTGGAGGAGTCCTGTGTGCCAGGGCATCAATGCTTCTTCAG AATGTTCCCCCTGCTTTGCTTGTTCGTTTCCTTAGGGAGCATCGTTCTGAGTGGGCAGATTATGGGGTTGATGCTTATTCTGCTGCATCTCTTAAAGCCAGTCCATATGCTGTCCCTTGTGCCAGACCGGGTGGCTTCCCAAGTAGCCAGGTCATTTTACCCCTAGCTCAGACTGTGGAGCATGAGGAG TTTCTTGAGGTAGTACGCCTAGAGGGTCCTGCTTTCTCTCCTGAGGACATTGCTTTATCACGGGATATGTACTTGTTACAG TTATGCAGTGGAGTTGATGAGAATGCTTCAGGTGCCTGTGCTCAGCTTGTTTTTGCACCTATTGATGAGTCTTTTGGTGATGATGCTCCATTGCTTCCATCTGGTTTCCGTGTCATTCCGCTGGAGCCTAAATCA GATGGCCCTGCAGCAACTCGGACTTTGGACTTAGCTTCAACTCTTGAAGCTGGAACTGGTGGGACACGTCCAGCTGGTGAAATTGAAGCAAGCAATTACAATCATCGTTCTGTCTTGACAATCGCATTCCAGTTTACTTTTGAGAGTCACTACCGGGATAATGTAGCTGCTATGGCTCGCCAGTATGTGCGAAGTATAGTAGGCTCAGTTCAGAGAGTTGCAATGGCCATAGCACCCTCTCGACTGAGCTCTCAGTTGACGCCTAAACCCTTCCCTGGTTCACCTGAAGCTGTCACTTTGGCAAGGTGGATTTCCCGGAGCTATAG AGTGCACACAGGAGGAGACCTGCTTAAGGTTGATTCTCATGCTGGTGATGCTGTTCTGAAACAACTGTGGCACCATAGTGATGCAATAATGTGTTGCTCTGTCAAAATGAAT GCATCTGCAGTTTTTACATTTGCAAACCAGGCAGGTCTTGACATGCTTGAAACCACCTTGTTAGCTCTTCAGGATATAATGCTTGATAAGATTCTAGATGAAGCTGGTCGTAAGGTCCTCCTATCAGAGTTCTCCAAGATCATGCAGCAG GGCTTTGCCCATCTACCAGCAGGAATATGTGTATCTAGCATGGGGAGGCCAGTGTCATATGAGCAAGCTGTAGCATGGAAGGTTCTCAATGATGAAGATTCCAACCACTGCCTAGCTTTCATGTTCATAAACTGGTCTTTTGTTTAA
- the LOC107819982 gene encoding homeobox-leucine zipper protein ATHB-14-like isoform X1, translating to MALCLHRESNKNQIMDNSKYVRYTPEQVEALERVYAECPKPTSLRRQQLIRECPILSNIEPKQIKVWFQNRRCREKQRKEASRLTTVNRKLSAMNKLLMEENDRLQKQVSQLVYENGYMKQQINTQVSSTTTDTSCESVVVNGQQQRKHPTPQHPERDANNPAGLLAIAEETLAEFLGKATGTAVDWVQMIGMKPGPDSIGIVAVSRNCSGVAARACGLVSLEPTKVAEILKDRPSWYSDCRCLNVLSVIPTGNGGTIELIYLQTYAPTTLASARDFWTLRYTTSLEDGSLVICERSLTTATGGPTGPPATSFVRAEMLPSGYLIRPCEGGGSMIHIVDHIDLDAWSVPEVLRPLYESSKILAQKTTVAALRHIRQIAQETSGEIQYTGGRQPAVLRALSQRLCRGFNDAVNGFVDDGWTVMDSDGVEDVTIAINSSSTKFLGSQYNTLSILPTFGGVLCARASMLLQNVPPALLVRFLREHRSEWADYGVDAYSAASLKASPYAVPCARPGGFPSSQVILPLAQTVEHEEFLEVVRLEGPAFSPEDIALSRDMYLLQLCSGVDENASGACAQLVFAPIDESFGDDAPLLPSGFRVIPLEPKSDGPAATRTLDLASTLEAGTGGTRPAGEIEASNYNHRSVLTIAFQFTFESHYRDNVAAMARQYVRSIVGSVQRVAMAIAPSRLSSQLTPKPFPGSPEAVTLARWISRSYRVHTGGDLLKVDSHAGDAVLKQLWHHSDAIMCCSVKMNASAVFTFANQAGLDMLETTLLALQDIMLDKILDEAGRKVLLSEFSKIMQQGFAHLPAGICVSSMGRPVSYEQAVAWKVLNDEDSNHCLAFMFINWSFV from the exons ATGGCCTTGTGTTTGCATAGAGAGAGTAacaaaaatcagataatggataacaGCAAGTATGTGAGGTACACACCAGAGCAAGTGGAAGCTCTAGAGAGAGTGTATGCAGAATGTCCAAAGCCTACTTCTTTGAGGAGGCAACAGCTCATTAGGGAGTGTCCCATTCTCTCTAATATTGAACCTAAACAGATCAAAGTCTGGTTTCAGAACCGAAG ATGCCGTGAAAAACAGAGGAAGGAAGCATCTCGTCTCACGACTGTTAACAGGAAGCTGAGTGCTATGAACAAGCTGTTGATGGAAGAAAATGACCGGTTGCAGAAGCAAGTCTCACAGCTTGTGTATGAGAATGGCTACATGAAACAACAAATCAATACT CAGGTTAGCAGCACGACCACAGATACAAGCTGTGAATCTGTGGTCGTGAATGGTCAGCAGCAAAGAAAACACCCAACACCTCAGCATCCAGAAAGAGATGCGAATAACCCAGCTGG TCTTCTTGCAATAGCTGAGGAGACCCTGGCAGAGTTCCTTGGAAAGGCTACTGGAACTGCTGTCGACTGGGTGCAGATGATTGGGATGAAG CCTGGTCCGGATTCTATTGGTATTGTTGCTGTTTCCCGCAACTGCAGTGGGGTAGCAGCACGTGCCTGCGGCCTCGTGAGTCTAGAGCCCACGAAG GTCGCTGAGATTCTCAAAGATCGTCCTTCTTGGTATAGTGACTGCCGTTGCCTTAATGTACTGAGCGTAATACCTACAGGCAATGGAGGGACAATAGAGCTTATTTACTTGCAG aCTTATGCTCCAACCACATTGGCATCCGCTCGTGACTTTTGGACATTGAGATACACTACAAGTTTGGAGGATGGCAGTCTTGTG ATATGTGAACGATCTCTGACGACAGCTACTGGCGGCCCAACAGGGCCTCCTGCCACAAGTTTTGTCAGGGCTGAAATGCTACCAAGTGGCTACCTCATAAGGCCTTGTGAGGGTGGGGGCTCAATGATTCACATTGTTGATCATATTGATCTAGAC GCTTGGAGTGTCCCTGAAGTTCTGAGGCCACTTTATGAGTCTTCCAAGATCCTTGCACAGAAGACGACTGTGGCT GCCCTGCGACACATACGACAAATTGCACAAGAAACCAGTGGAGAAATCCAATACACTGGGGGTCGCCAACCTGCTGTTTTGAGGGCACTAAGTCAAAGATTATGCAG GGGATTTAATGATGCTGTTAATGGATTTGTTGATGACGGTTGGACTGTTATGGATAGTGATGGTGTAGAGGACGTAACCATTGCTATAAACTCATCTTCAACCAAATTCCTCGGTTCACAGTACAACACTTTGTCCATACTCCCTACCTTTGGAGGAGTCCTGTGTGCCAGGGCATCAATGCTTCTTCAG AATGTTCCCCCTGCTTTGCTTGTTCGTTTCCTTAGGGAGCATCGTTCTGAGTGGGCAGATTATGGGGTTGATGCTTATTCTGCTGCATCTCTTAAAGCCAGTCCATATGCTGTCCCTTGTGCCAGACCGGGTGGCTTCCCAAGTAGCCAGGTCATTTTACCCCTAGCTCAGACTGTGGAGCATGAGGAG TTTCTTGAGGTAGTACGCCTAGAGGGTCCTGCTTTCTCTCCTGAGGACATTGCTTTATCACGGGATATGTACTTGTTACAG TTATGCAGTGGAGTTGATGAGAATGCTTCAGGTGCCTGTGCTCAGCTTGTTTTTGCACCTATTGATGAGTCTTTTGGTGATGATGCTCCATTGCTTCCATCTGGTTTCCGTGTCATTCCGCTGGAGCCTAAATCA GATGGCCCTGCAGCAACTCGGACTTTGGACTTAGCTTCAACTCTTGAAGCTGGAACTGGTGGGACACGTCCAGCTGGTGAAATTGAAGCAAGCAATTACAATCATCGTTCTGTCTTGACAATCGCATTCCAGTTTACTTTTGAGAGTCACTACCGGGATAATGTAGCTGCTATGGCTCGCCAGTATGTGCGAAGTATAGTAGGCTCAGTTCAGAGAGTTGCAATGGCCATAGCACCCTCTCGACTGAGCTCTCAGTTGACGCCTAAACCCTTCCCTGGTTCACCTGAAGCTGTCACTTTGGCAAGGTGGATTTCCCGGAGCTATAG AGTGCACACAGGAGGAGACCTGCTTAAGGTTGATTCTCATGCTGGTGATGCTGTTCTGAAACAACTGTGGCACCATAGTGATGCAATAATGTGTTGCTCTGTCAAAATGAAT GCATCTGCAGTTTTTACATTTGCAAACCAGGCAGGTCTTGACATGCTTGAAACCACCTTGTTAGCTCTTCAGGATATAATGCTTGATAAGATTCTAGATGAAGCTGGTCGTAAGGTCCTCCTATCAGAGTTCTCCAAGATCATGCAGCAG GGCTTTGCCCATCTACCAGCAGGAATATGTGTATCTAGCATGGGGAGGCCAGTGTCATATGAGCAAGCTGTAGCATGGAAGGTTCTCAATGATGAAGATTCCAACCACTGCCTAGCTTTCATGTTCATAAACTGGTCTTTTGTTTAA